Proteins encoded by one window of Nicotiana tabacum cultivar K326 chromosome 10, ASM71507v2, whole genome shotgun sequence:
- the LOC107818044 gene encoding autophagy-related protein 8C-like produces the protein MAKSSFKLEHPLERRQAEAARIREKYPDRIPVIVEKAERSDIPDIDKKKYLVPADLTVGQFVYVVRKRIKLSAEKAIFIFVKNILPPTAAMMSAIYEEHKDEDGFLYMTYSGENTFGSF, from the exons ATGGCCAAAAGCTCCTTCAAATTGGAACACCCTCTTG AGAGGCGACAGGCTGAAGCTGCTCGTATCAGGGAGAAGTACCCTGATAGAATCCCG GTTATTGTGGAGAAGGCTGAAAGAAGTGATATCCCCGACATTGACAAGAaaaa GTATTTGGTTCCCGCGGATCTGACTGTTGGACAATTTGTGTATGTTGTTCGTAAGAGGATTAAGCTCAGTGCTGAGAAGGCAATATTTATCTTTGTGAAGAATATCCTCCCCCCTACAG CTGCAATGATGTCTGCCATTTATGAGGAACACAAGGATGAAGATGGCTTCCTCTACATGACCTACAGTGGTGAGAATACTTTCGGATCCTTCTGA